A section of the Marispirochaeta aestuarii genome encodes:
- a CDS encoding helix-turn-helix domain-containing protein, with protein sequence MRILTSYETAEMLRISMPTLYRHVRDGLIPCLRVGRRKLFRYSDIEKFIDNQISDGSTNGV encoded by the coding sequence ATGAGGATTTTAACGAGTTATGAAACCGCAGAGATGTTGCGGATTTCAATGCCGACATTATATCGGCACGTACGAGATGGGTTGATTCCGTGCCTGAGAGTAGGTCGGCGAAAACTTTTTCGATATAGTGATATCGAAAAATTTATTGACAATCAGATCTCTGACGGGAGTACTAACGGTGTATAG
- a CDS encoding tyrosine-type recombinase/integrase yields the protein MARYRLPYTYYTRTLKSGKKVYYYRTYYENGNRTPGISTGTSTKKDFLAHMSHLIKQDALIPDRRKIGTFAEYTESWWTWDACPYIARQLARNASAITREYAKSRRSELSSHLIPAFGTTRLDAITPGMIEEWILSMKKAGTRSDATINHALKNLKKILGEACRLGDIPSDPTASISLIHEQRKVRGILTLEEMKKLLSDDALGTIWDGHIVHYAINLTAAATGMRQSELLGVTKESFHGTHIDVATVYRPLSKEKSTKTNRPRIVPVPGRVAQYLELLCQQTNNYLFSIDTGTTPLAGNSITRSFYRALERIGIEAEERKTRGIVFHSWRHFFNTYCRSDNLADAKLQAITGHTTMKMTENYTKFDMQHFKEVIELQERLIGNSQ from the coding sequence ATGGCACGTTATCGATTACCCTACACCTACTACACCCGCACCCTCAAATCCGGGAAAAAGGTGTATTACTACCGGACCTACTACGAAAACGGCAACCGGACTCCCGGAATCTCCACCGGAACAAGCACCAAAAAAGACTTTCTTGCTCACATGTCGCATCTCATCAAGCAGGATGCCCTGATCCCCGACCGCCGGAAGATCGGCACCTTTGCAGAGTACACCGAGTCCTGGTGGACCTGGGATGCCTGCCCCTACATTGCCCGGCAGCTCGCCCGGAACGCCAGCGCCATTACCCGGGAGTATGCGAAGTCCCGACGGAGCGAACTTTCATCGCACCTGATTCCAGCCTTCGGGACCACCCGGCTGGATGCCATTACCCCGGGGATGATCGAAGAGTGGATCCTGTCCATGAAGAAGGCCGGTACCCGGTCGGATGCGACCATCAACCATGCCCTCAAGAACCTGAAGAAGATCCTGGGAGAGGCCTGTCGCCTGGGGGATATCCCCTCGGATCCGACAGCATCCATCTCGCTGATCCATGAACAGCGAAAAGTCCGCGGGATACTCACCCTGGAGGAGATGAAAAAGCTTCTAAGTGATGATGCGCTTGGGACAATCTGGGACGGTCATATTGTGCATTACGCAATTAACCTGACCGCAGCCGCCACCGGGATGCGCCAAAGCGAGCTGCTCGGGGTAACAAAGGAGAGCTTCCATGGCACCCACATCGATGTTGCGACCGTGTACCGCCCCTTGAGCAAGGAGAAAAGCACCAAAACCAACCGTCCCCGGATCGTCCCGGTCCCGGGCAGGGTCGCCCAGTATCTCGAGCTGCTCTGTCAGCAAACGAATAATTACCTCTTCTCGATCGATACCGGCACCACCCCGCTTGCAGGTAACAGTATTACCCGCTCCTTCTATCGTGCTCTGGAACGGATCGGGATCGAAGCTGAAGAGCGGAAGACACGCGGGATCGTGTTCCACTCCTGGCGGCACTTCTTCAATACCTACTGTCGGAGCGACAACCTGGCGGATGCAAAGCTTCAGGCTATAACGGGTCATACCACGATGAAGATGACGGAAAATTACACCAAGTTCGACATGCAGCACTTCAAGGAAGTAATAGAGCTGCAGGAGCGTCTGATAGGCAATTCTCAATAG
- a CDS encoding ABC transporter ATP-binding protein: MQKARPPIPPDEASVTTVNLGKKFPRSPRWAVKNLSFSCRPGTITGLIGENGAGKTTSLRMISTMLSPTEGSGTVCGHSLKAAPTRVRQNLGVLFGGTSGLYERLSAAENILYFARLNGLEPGEGEKRLAELSRLFGMESFLHRRAGTFSTGMRQKCLIARAIIHDPAVLLLDEPTTGLDFSTRRSIYRFILQQKELGKTILFSSHDLNSVQEICDSLLVLHKGRLAAQGSPETLSREGSLERGISELTGSIQ; the protein is encoded by the coding sequence ATGCAAAAAGCACGGCCGCCGATCCCGCCGGACGAAGCATCTGTAACGACAGTCAATCTGGGAAAGAAGTTTCCCCGAAGTCCCCGCTGGGCGGTGAAGAATCTATCCTTCAGCTGTCGTCCCGGTACGATAACCGGACTTATAGGGGAGAACGGTGCGGGAAAAACAACAAGTCTTCGCATGATATCCACCATGCTCAGCCCAACGGAGGGCAGCGGGACCGTCTGCGGACACAGCCTCAAGGCAGCCCCCACCAGGGTACGACAAAACCTGGGGGTTCTCTTCGGAGGCACCAGCGGATTGTACGAGCGCCTGAGCGCAGCGGAGAATATACTCTACTTTGCCCGCCTCAACGGACTCGAGCCCGGGGAAGGAGAAAAGCGGCTGGCCGAGCTCTCCCGTCTCTTTGGAATGGAGAGCTTTCTCCACCGCCGGGCCGGCACCTTTTCCACCGGAATGCGCCAGAAGTGCCTCATAGCCAGGGCGATCATCCACGACCCGGCGGTCCTGCTTCTGGATGAACCGACCACCGGCCTCGACTTCAGTACGAGACGGAGTATTTACCGCTTTATTCTGCAGCAGAAGGAGCTGGGCAAAACAATACTATTCTCCAGCCACGACCTGAACTCGGTACAGGAGATATGCGACAGCCTCCTTGTTCTGCACAAGGGCCGTCTTGCAGCCCAGGGCAGTCCGGAAACCTTGAGCCGGGAAGGTTCTCTGGAACGAGGAATCAGCGAACTGACAGGAAGCATACAATGA
- the murI gene encoding glutamate racemase, protein MMHGTNSTSSSADRLRGSLSRPRLAVLDSGVGGLPYLHWIFRARPAGAYIYLADTAGFPYGSKGEDEIIEIVTRMIGCLNESFDPDIFLIACNTASVVALGALRERFSKPFVGVVPAVKPAAQQSRLRRIGLIATSETVISSYTENLISTFAADCRVLRFAGQDLVDFVENDLTRADEKARLEAVRPACDFFREERVDTVVLGCTHYLHLQKEFQTLLGPDIRVVDSVEGVGRQVLRRLEDFPDPGQRGSVFDIYTSSPVPGPAYDDFAALYGASYRGVLECP, encoded by the coding sequence ATGATGCACGGGACAAATTCAACAAGCTCTTCGGCTGATCGGCTAAGGGGATCCCTGTCCCGTCCGCGTCTGGCGGTCCTCGATTCCGGGGTAGGGGGGCTGCCCTATCTTCACTGGATTTTCCGTGCCCGTCCCGCCGGGGCCTATATCTATCTTGCAGACACCGCCGGCTTTCCCTATGGAAGCAAGGGCGAGGATGAGATCATCGAGATCGTCACCCGTATGATCGGCTGCCTGAATGAGAGCTTCGATCCGGATATCTTTCTTATTGCCTGCAATACTGCCTCCGTGGTGGCCCTGGGGGCATTGCGGGAACGTTTTTCCAAGCCCTTTGTGGGGGTGGTCCCTGCGGTAAAACCCGCGGCACAGCAGAGCCGTCTTCGCCGAATCGGTCTTATCGCGACCTCCGAAACGGTGATCAGTTCCTATACGGAGAACCTGATCAGCACCTTCGCGGCGGACTGCAGGGTACTGCGGTTTGCCGGACAGGATCTGGTCGACTTTGTGGAAAACGACCTGACCCGGGCGGATGAAAAGGCCCGTCTCGAGGCTGTCCGCCCGGCCTGCGACTTTTTTCGCGAAGAAAGGGTGGACACTGTGGTTCTGGGGTGTACGCATTATCTTCACCTTCAAAAGGAATTCCAGACCCTCCTGGGTCCGGATATACGGGTTGTCGACTCCGTGGAGGGGGTGGGACGACAGGTCCTTCGCCGCCTCGAGGATTTTCCGGATCCCGGACAGCGGGGTTCTGTATTCGATATTTATACAAGCTCTCCTGTTCCCGGTCCTGCGTATGATGATTTTGCCGCCCTCTACGGCGCCAGCTACCGGGGGGTACTGGAATGCCCCTAG
- a CDS encoding V-type ATP synthase subunit B has protein sequence MRKVYSKIEAISGNVITVSATDVKYGDLAVISSAHGESLAEVIRMKGEKVSLQVFSGGRGISTGDEVRFLGHSMKVSFSDNLMGRIFDGSGRPRDNGPTLEENMIEIGGPSVNPAKRIIPRNMVRTGIPMIDVFNSLVESQKLPIFSVSGEPYNPLLARIALQAEVDIIILGGIGLKFDDYLYFKETLEEGGAMSRTIFFVHTAADPIVEAQLVPDISLAVAEGFALKGKKVLVLLTDMTNYADAMKEIAITMEQVPSNRGYPGDLYSQLASRYEKAVDFEGAGSITILGVTTMPGDDVTHPVPDNTGYITEGQYYLKNGRIEPFGSLSRLKQQVNSSTRDDHRSLMDGMIKLYAAFKESMEKKSMGFRMSDWDQKLLKYGDMFEEKMMDLTVNIPLEEALDLGWKILAECFEPQETGLRSSLIEKFWPKETASV, from the coding sequence ATGCGCAAGGTATACAGCAAGATAGAGGCAATCTCCGGAAATGTTATTACCGTCTCGGCGACGGATGTAAAATACGGCGACCTGGCGGTTATCTCATCCGCCCATGGAGAGTCCCTGGCGGAGGTTATCCGCATGAAGGGAGAAAAGGTCTCCCTTCAGGTCTTCTCCGGCGGTCGGGGGATCTCCACCGGTGACGAGGTACGCTTTCTCGGTCATTCCATGAAAGTCTCCTTCTCGGATAACCTCATGGGGCGGATCTTCGACGGATCCGGACGTCCCCGGGACAACGGACCCACCCTCGAGGAGAACATGATCGAGATCGGCGGACCCTCGGTCAATCCCGCCAAGAGAATCATTCCCCGTAACATGGTACGGACCGGAATCCCCATGATCGACGTCTTCAACTCCCTGGTGGAGTCCCAGAAGCTGCCGATTTTCTCGGTTTCCGGTGAACCCTACAACCCCCTGCTGGCCCGTATCGCTCTGCAGGCGGAGGTTGATATCATTATCCTGGGGGGTATCGGTCTCAAGTTTGACGACTATCTCTACTTCAAGGAGACGCTGGAAGAGGGCGGTGCAATGAGCCGGACCATCTTTTTCGTCCACACCGCCGCCGACCCCATTGTAGAGGCGCAGCTGGTACCGGACATCAGCCTGGCGGTAGCCGAAGGCTTCGCCCTGAAGGGAAAGAAGGTTCTGGTTCTTCTGACGGATATGACCAACTACGCCGACGCCATGAAAGAGATCGCCATTACTATGGAACAGGTGCCGTCGAACCGGGGATACCCCGGAGACCTTTATTCCCAGCTGGCCTCCCGCTACGAAAAGGCAGTCGACTTTGAGGGTGCCGGGTCCATTACCATCCTCGGCGTAACCACCATGCCCGGCGATGATGTAACCCATCCTGTACCGGACAATACCGGGTATATCACCGAGGGGCAGTACTACCTGAAAAACGGTCGTATCGAACCTTTCGGCAGTCTCTCCCGTCTCAAGCAGCAGGTCAACAGCTCAACCCGGGACGACCACCGCTCCCTTATGGACGGCATGATCAAGCTCTATGCGGCATTCAAGGAGTCCATGGAAAAGAAGTCCATGGGATTCAGGATGTCCGACTGGGACCAGAAGCTCCTCAAGTACGGAGATATGTTTGAAGAGAAAATGATGGACCTTACGGTCAATATCCCCCTGGAGGAAGCCCTGGATCTTGGATGGAAGATCCTCGCTGAATGCTTCGAACCCCAGGAGACGGGCTTACGGTCCTCCCTGATAGAGAAATTCTGGCCCAAAGAGACCGCAAGCGTATAA
- a CDS encoding V-type ATP synthase subunit D, producing MAAVKLTKNELKKQKDSLKRFQRYLPTLQLKKQQLQLVIRQVEAEEQELRRKQQALRDRLQHWIAVFGDEIDLEEYVQIDHVETETGNIAGVDVPVFKELDFKDIEWDLLKTPLWIDKGIAALKELITFDAEVAVLQRRRKLLHDELRTTSQRVNLFEKVKIPESKENIRRIQIYLGDQQTAAVVRGKMAKAKVVGAS from the coding sequence ATGGCCGCCGTCAAGCTGACGAAGAACGAGCTCAAAAAACAGAAAGACTCCTTAAAACGCTTTCAGCGCTACCTGCCGACGCTGCAGCTCAAGAAACAGCAGCTGCAGCTGGTTATCCGCCAGGTGGAAGCGGAAGAACAGGAACTGAGGCGCAAACAGCAGGCCCTGAGGGACAGGCTGCAGCACTGGATTGCAGTTTTCGGCGACGAGATTGATCTTGAAGAGTATGTGCAGATTGACCACGTGGAAACGGAAACCGGGAATATCGCCGGTGTCGATGTTCCTGTGTTCAAGGAGCTTGATTTCAAGGACATAGAGTGGGACCTGCTGAAGACCCCTCTGTGGATCGACAAGGGGATCGCCGCCTTGAAGGAGCTTATTACCTTTGACGCGGAGGTCGCTGTTCTGCAGCGCCGCAGGAAACTGCTGCACGATGAGCTGAGGACCACTTCACAGCGGGTTAACCTCTTTGAAAAGGTAAAGATCCCGGAATCAAAGGAAAATATCCGGCGAATCCAGATCTATCTCGGAGACCAGCAGACCGCCGCGGTTGTCCGGGGAAAAATGGCCAAAGCCAAGGTTGTGGGAGCTTCATGA
- a CDS encoding V-type ATP synthase subunit I → MIVAMKKVYLILLDSEREESLKKLKGLGVVHLEDCAGTSETLEALKEKRDQVNRALIALSDISVKQHKTPGDAEKKAFEIIGLLEEKKRLQEKLAQLLKDEELLKGWGDFKPSDLSFLQKEGIEIRLVQIPKKAAEPYRGKKGFYCIDDTSPVYRFALVDNEEDPPAEAVDFNPPEHGLSTVRENIGALEEKIRKTDEVLENEAVYQKALGAYRDELDDEIRFEEVRTGVGIEDELAYLHGFVPEPRAEELKKSAADNGWGLMLRDPTKDEYVPTLVERKGPVKMAKPIFDLMGTFPGYREFDISLVFLTAFTIFVAMIVGDAGYGLIFLGLAFWGLSKASESAKLPLKLVVLLSSAIVIWGAITGTWFGSETIASWKPFNSLIIPQIASFAQEGVDSVLAVQLICFIIGVAQLSIARIEMFFRTLPSLKAFEHLGWLSLLWGLFFLAMNIVLGITSWQGIEFTPLVIPLAVAGFALIVLFSNQQGNFLRGMLKGLNPINLLLNFLDGVSSFSNIISYIRLFAVGLSSVAVAASFNAMAMSIGFDGPQAIASVLMLIIGHGLNIVLALMSIIVHGIRLNMLEYSGQLGLEWSGYPYEPFAKRAA, encoded by the coding sequence ATGATTGTAGCAATGAAAAAGGTCTACCTGATTCTCCTGGACTCGGAACGGGAAGAGTCCCTGAAGAAGCTGAAGGGGCTGGGGGTGGTTCATCTTGAAGACTGTGCCGGAACCAGCGAAACCCTCGAGGCTTTGAAGGAAAAGAGAGACCAGGTCAACAGGGCTCTTATTGCTCTGTCCGATATCTCTGTTAAACAGCATAAAACTCCCGGGGACGCCGAAAAAAAGGCCTTCGAAATTATCGGTCTTCTGGAAGAGAAAAAACGGCTTCAGGAAAAACTCGCTCAACTCCTCAAGGACGAGGAACTGTTGAAAGGCTGGGGAGACTTCAAGCCTTCCGACCTGTCCTTTTTGCAGAAGGAAGGAATCGAAATCCGGCTGGTACAGATCCCCAAAAAGGCCGCTGAACCGTATCGGGGCAAAAAGGGATTCTACTGCATCGATGATACAAGTCCGGTCTACCGTTTTGCCTTGGTGGATAACGAGGAGGACCCGCCCGCCGAGGCTGTGGATTTTAATCCCCCGGAACACGGGCTGAGTACTGTACGGGAGAATATCGGCGCGCTGGAAGAAAAAATCCGGAAGACCGATGAGGTACTGGAAAACGAGGCCGTGTACCAGAAGGCCCTGGGGGCCTACCGTGATGAACTGGACGATGAGATTCGCTTTGAAGAGGTCCGGACCGGTGTGGGAATCGAGGATGAACTGGCCTACCTCCACGGGTTTGTCCCGGAACCCAGGGCGGAGGAATTGAAAAAGAGCGCCGCAGACAACGGCTGGGGACTGATGCTGCGGGATCCCACAAAAGACGAGTACGTACCTACCCTGGTTGAACGGAAAGGACCGGTAAAGATGGCGAAGCCCATTTTTGACCTCATGGGCACCTTTCCCGGGTACCGGGAGTTCGATATCAGCCTGGTATTTCTGACCGCCTTCACCATTTTTGTCGCCATGATCGTGGGAGACGCGGGCTACGGGCTTATCTTCCTCGGTCTTGCCTTCTGGGGGCTGTCGAAAGCCTCGGAATCGGCGAAGCTCCCCCTTAAGCTTGTGGTGCTTCTGTCGTCGGCCATCGTCATATGGGGGGCCATTACCGGTACCTGGTTCGGCTCCGAGACCATCGCCTCCTGGAAGCCCTTCAACAGCCTGATTATTCCGCAGATAGCCAGTTTTGCCCAGGAAGGGGTGGACTCAGTCCTGGCTGTACAGCTTATCTGTTTTATTATCGGTGTGGCCCAGTTGAGTATCGCCCGGATCGAGATGTTTTTCCGCACTCTGCCGAGTCTGAAGGCCTTTGAGCATCTCGGGTGGCTCTCACTCCTGTGGGGACTCTTCTTCCTGGCCATGAATATCGTACTCGGAATCACCTCCTGGCAGGGAATAGAGTTCACGCCCCTGGTTATTCCCCTGGCTGTCGCCGGTTTCGCACTGATCGTGCTCTTTTCGAACCAGCAGGGAAACTTTCTGCGGGGCATGCTCAAGGGGCTCAATCCCATAAACCTGCTCCTGAATTTTCTGGACGGGGTAAGTTCTTTTTCCAACATTATCTCCTACATTCGCCTGTTCGCCGTGGGCCTTTCCAGCGTTGCGGTGGCGGCGAGCTTCAATGCCATGGCCATGTCCATAGGATTCGACGGCCCGCAGGCAATAGCCTCGGTCCTGATGCTGATCATCGGTCACGGACTGAACATCGTTCTTGCCCTGATGTCGATTATCGTACACGGTATTCGTCTGAACATGCTGGAATATTCCGGGCAGCTTGGACTTGAATGGTCCGGGTATCCCTACGAGCCGTTCGCCAAGCGGGCGGCCTGA
- a CDS encoding V-type ATP synthase subunit A, translating into MTNGTVVGINGNMVTVAVDGTVSMNEVGYILVGDQRLKAEVIRVNANNVELQVFEITRGIGIGDKVEFTGELLAVELGPGLLGQIYDGLQNPLPKLAEQCGFFLQRGVYLDALSRERKWEFTPSVKTGDTVQSGDSLGTVPEGIFKHRIMVPFSFKGVYTVESVADAGSYTVDDTVAVIKDDSGNTHTLTMKFEWPVKRAISAYEERLKPSEPMVTKVRIIDTFLPVARGGTYCIPGPFGAGKTVLQQVTSRNAEVDVVIIAACGERAGEVVETLKEFPELLDPRTGKTLMERTIIIANTSSMPVAAREASVYTAVTLAEYYRQMGLHVLLLADSTSRWAQAMREMSGRLEEIPGEEAFPAYLESTIASFYERAGLVRLKDGSIGSVTIGGTVSPAGGNFEEPVTQATLKVVGAFHGLSRERSDARKYPAIHPLDSWSKYEGSVNHALTEYARELLFRGDEIGQMMKVVGEEGTSLDDFVIYLKSDFLDAVYLQQDSFDAIDFSVSVERQDHIFNILFKVLGGKLNFESKEEARSYFNNLRQLFIDYNRSQWQGDEFKELEGKILKMIDERQAGMESKAARLLQTVAE; encoded by the coding sequence ATGACGAATGGAACGGTTGTAGGTATAAACGGAAATATGGTCACCGTAGCTGTCGATGGCACGGTCTCCATGAATGAAGTAGGATACATTCTTGTCGGTGACCAGCGCCTCAAGGCTGAGGTTATCCGGGTAAATGCGAACAACGTTGAGCTGCAGGTTTTTGAAATAACCCGGGGCATCGGAATCGGAGACAAGGTTGAGTTTACCGGGGAGCTTCTGGCGGTGGAACTCGGACCAGGGCTTCTGGGGCAGATTTACGATGGTCTTCAGAACCCGCTGCCGAAGCTCGCCGAGCAGTGCGGCTTCTTCCTGCAGAGGGGAGTCTATCTCGACGCCCTTTCCCGGGAGCGCAAATGGGAGTTTACCCCTTCGGTTAAAACCGGCGATACAGTACAGAGCGGAGACTCTCTGGGTACGGTTCCCGAAGGAATCTTCAAGCACCGCATCATGGTGCCTTTCAGTTTCAAGGGAGTCTATACTGTTGAATCCGTGGCGGACGCAGGCTCCTACACGGTGGACGACACCGTGGCCGTAATAAAGGACGACAGCGGAAACACGCACACCCTTACAATGAAGTTCGAGTGGCCCGTCAAGCGGGCAATAAGCGCCTATGAGGAACGTCTCAAACCCTCCGAGCCGATGGTAACCAAAGTGCGGATTATCGACACCTTTCTTCCGGTAGCCCGGGGTGGTACGTATTGTATTCCCGGTCCTTTCGGCGCGGGAAAGACGGTTCTGCAGCAGGTCACCAGCCGTAATGCGGAAGTAGACGTTGTTATCATCGCCGCCTGCGGAGAGCGGGCAGGTGAGGTCGTGGAAACCCTGAAGGAGTTCCCGGAACTCCTCGACCCCCGGACCGGCAAGACCCTGATGGAGCGTACCATCATTATCGCCAATACAAGTTCCATGCCCGTTGCAGCCCGGGAAGCTTCGGTATATACCGCGGTGACCCTGGCGGAGTACTACCGTCAGATGGGGCTCCATGTTCTGCTTCTGGCTGACTCAACCTCACGCTGGGCCCAGGCTATGCGGGAGATGTCGGGACGTCTGGAGGAGATCCCCGGAGAAGAGGCCTTCCCCGCCTACCTCGAGTCCACCATCGCCTCCTTCTACGAGCGAGCCGGACTCGTCCGGCTCAAGGACGGCAGCATCGGCTCGGTCACCATCGGCGGTACGGTAAGCCCCGCGGGAGGAAACTTCGAGGAGCCGGTAACCCAGGCAACCCTGAAGGTCGTCGGTGCCTTTCACGGACTCTCCCGGGAACGCTCCGACGCCAGAAAGTACCCGGCCATTCATCCCCTGGATTCATGGTCCAAGTATGAAGGTTCGGTCAATCATGCCCTTACCGAGTACGCCCGGGAACTTCTGTTCCGGGGAGACGAGATCGGCCAGATGATGAAGGTAGTCGGAGAAGAGGGAACGAGTCTTGACGACTTCGTAATCTACCTGAAGAGCGATTTTCTCGATGCGGTCTATCTGCAGCAGGATTCCTTCGACGCCATCGACTTTTCCGTAAGCGTGGAACGGCAGGACCATATCTTCAATATCCTGTTCAAGGTTCTGGGCGGTAAGCTTAACTTCGAGAGCAAGGAAGAGGCCCGCTCCTATTTTAACAACCTGCGGCAGCTCTTCATCGACTATAACCGGAGCCAGTGGCAGGGCGACGAGTTCAAGGAGCTGGAAGGCAAGATCCTGAAGATGATAGACGAGCGCCAGGCAGGAATGGAAAGCAAAGCTGCCCGTTTACTGCAGACCGTGGCAGAGTAG
- a CDS encoding ABC transporter permease gives MIPRRIPAALITARKELKDFFRDPRSIILTLVLPVVLFPLLFRVLEERSPEASGRQRIFTIGLSGEVPDFLSRTDPGYFVDDIDEPAAAENDTERRRLLFSRYDAVVISESGTVYYNNADPESEAAVRYLQEASGSMDGKKKQLQGDSAFSAAPLYRPEDAAGKLFLSLVLPFMVFIFASTCPLPVAADMSAGEKERLSLEPLLCTAAPRSGIISGKLLAAALAGCISVGAYFLGISISVLISPEILGDEAMIFNIDPSQYLLILTLMLLATSFFAALELTAGFMARSVREAQLLGMPLLFVSMGAVYIAQSIDLQHVPLLIPHIPLVNLGLVIREAALDRVNPYHASAAILWSLFYLFCAAFASVHRFKHESVIGGR, from the coding sequence ATGATACCCAGGCGTATACCCGCAGCCCTGATTACAGCCCGTAAGGAACTGAAGGACTTTTTCCGGGACCCCCGTTCCATTATCCTGACCCTGGTTCTTCCGGTAGTGCTGTTTCCCCTCCTCTTTCGGGTCCTGGAGGAAAGAAGCCCGGAAGCTTCCGGGAGACAGAGGATATTTACCATTGGTCTGTCCGGGGAGGTCCCCGATTTTCTGAGCAGGACGGATCCCGGCTATTTTGTGGATGATATTGACGAACCTGCAGCGGCGGAGAATGATACAGAACGCCGCAGGCTCCTTTTCAGCCGTTACGATGCGGTGGTAATTTCCGAAAGCGGCACCGTCTATTACAACAACGCCGATCCGGAATCAGAGGCCGCTGTCAGATATCTGCAGGAGGCTTCCGGCAGCATGGACGGAAAGAAGAAGCAGCTCCAGGGAGATTCCGCGTTTTCCGCTGCCCCCCTGTACCGCCCCGAGGACGCCGCGGGTAAACTGTTTCTATCCCTTGTTCTCCCCTTTATGGTCTTCATCTTTGCCTCCACCTGCCCACTGCCTGTTGCGGCGGACATGAGCGCCGGAGAGAAGGAACGCCTGAGCCTGGAACCCCTGCTCTGTACAGCCGCCCCGCGTTCCGGCATTATCAGCGGAAAACTCCTGGCCGCGGCCCTCGCGGGCTGCATCAGTGTGGGGGCCTATTTTCTTGGAATCAGTATATCTGTTCTCATCAGTCCCGAGATTCTCGGAGACGAGGCCATGATTTTCAACATTGATCCGTCACAGTACCTATTAATTCTGACTCTGATGCTGCTGGCCACTTCCTTTTTCGCCGCCCTGGAACTTACAGCAGGCTTTATGGCCAGATCGGTTCGGGAGGCCCAGCTCCTGGGCATGCCCTTACTGTTTGTATCCATGGGAGCTGTCTATATTGCCCAGAGCATCGATCTGCAGCATGTTCCCCTGCTGATACCCCACATTCCCCTGGTCAACCTGGGACTGGTAATCCGGGAAGCTGCCCTGGACCGGGTAAATCCGTACCACGCGTCTGCCGCCATTTTGTGGAGCCTTTTCTACCTGTTCTGCGCCGCCTTTGCGTCGGTGCACCGCTTCAAACACGAGTCGGTGATCGGGGGAAGATAA
- the rsgA gene encoding ribosome small subunit-dependent GTPase A yields the protein MPLGRVASGINNIYTLFSEENGREREISCRIKGKKLKEDLGRYNPIAVGDWVEFEEDPRHEGSGMIVSRRERKNVFARLNRKRGTMQTIAANMDLLVCLSSPESPPFRPRFIDRVLVAAAIGDMPVMILVNKMDQKMDSAMTGRLEIYRSLGWDVRFCSAASGEGVDELVESLRGMDVAFVGQSGVGKSTLLNRIVPGADLAVGEITKKYNRGSHTTCFALMLKGDFPGRLVDTPGIREIDIAGILPLDLGHYFPDFQPFLEDCAFSPCYHDHEPRCAVRDAVEEGRIHPDRYESYLRILEQLQGNEPEYVRERGKN from the coding sequence ATGCCCCTAGGACGAGTGGCTTCCGGAATCAACAATATCTATACCCTGTTTTCCGAAGAAAACGGCCGTGAACGGGAGATCAGCTGTCGTATCAAAGGGAAAAAGCTCAAGGAAGACCTTGGGCGCTACAACCCCATAGCCGTGGGAGACTGGGTGGAGTTCGAAGAGGACCCCCGGCACGAGGGGAGTGGTATGATTGTCTCCCGGAGAGAACGGAAAAATGTCTTTGCCCGGCTGAACCGGAAGCGGGGTACCATGCAGACCATAGCGGCCAATATGGATCTGCTTGTCTGTCTAAGCTCGCCGGAGTCCCCTCCCTTCAGACCCCGTTTTATCGACCGGGTCCTGGTTGCTGCGGCCATCGGTGATATGCCGGTAATGATCCTGGTTAACAAGATGGACCAGAAGATGGATTCAGCCATGACCGGGCGCCTGGAAATCTACAGGTCCCTCGGCTGGGATGTCCGTTTCTGTTCAGCCGCCAGCGGAGAAGGGGTCGACGAGCTTGTTGAATCCCTCCGGGGCATGGACGTCGCCTTCGTGGGACAATCCGGGGTGGGAAAATCCACCCTTCTGAACCGTATCGTTCCCGGCGCGGATCTGGCTGTGGGGGAGATTACGAAGAAGTACAATCGGGGGAGCCACACCACCTGTTTTGCTCTGATGCTCAAAGGTGATTTTCCCGGACGCCTGGTGGATACTCCGGGAATCCGCGAAATCGATATTGCCGGCATTCTGCCCCTGGATCTGGGACACTATTTTCCCGATTTTCAGCCTTTTCTGGAGGACTGTGCCTTTTCTCCCTGCTACCACGATCACGAGCCCCGCTGTGCCGTGAGGGATGCGGTGGAAGAGGGCAGGATACATCCGGACAGATACGAGAGCTACCTGCGGATACTCGAACAGCTCCAGGGCAACGAACCCGAATATGTACGGGAAAGGGGGAAGAACTGA